Proteins from one Gossypium raimondii isolate GPD5lz chromosome 8, ASM2569854v1, whole genome shotgun sequence genomic window:
- the LOC105790220 gene encoding probable 1-deoxy-D-xylulose-5-phosphate synthase 2, chloroplastic, with the protein MAMSSSIFITNFLPLQQSQDERPKCRFNGVAVAQLEPENARKTMVKQSQQTRQVKRFLNFSGEKPSTPLLDTINRPINMKNLSIEELGKLADELREEVVYTVSNTGGHLSSNLGVAELTVALHHVFDTPVDKILWDVGHQSYPHKILTGRRSRMHSIRQTCGLAGFPKREESIHDAFGAGHSSTSISAGLGMAVGRDLLGKNNHVIAVIGDGAMTAGMAYEALNNAGYLDTNLIIILNDNKQVSLPTATVDGPAPPVGALSKALTKLHSNREFRQLREAAKGITKQIGGQTHEIAAKFDSCMRGVVGGSGASLFEELGVYYIGPVDGHDVEDLVYVMNEIKSMPAPGPVLIHVITEKGKGYAPAEVAPDKMHGVVKFDPKSGKQMKSKSATRSYTQYFAESLIAEAQEDDKIVGIHAAMGGGTGLNLFQKQFPDRCFDVGIAEQHAVTFAAGLASEGLKPFCAIYSSFLQRGFDQVAHDVDLQKLPVRFAIDRAGLVGADGPTHCGAFDTTFMACLPNMVVMAPSNETELMHMVATAAAIDDRPSCFRYPRGNGIGSILPPNNKGTPLEIGKGKVLREGSGRVAILGYGTIVQSCMKAAEQLQMHDISTMVADARFCKPIDGDLLKQLAQEHEILITVEEGSIGGFSTHVSHFLCLNGLLDGKLKWRPMVLPDRYIDHGSQSDQIEEAGLSSKHIAATVLSLLGLTRGSKCII; encoded by the exons ATGGCAATGTCTTCTTCcatttttataacaaattttcTTCCTTTGCAGCAATCCCAAGATGAACGTCCCAAG TGTCGATTCAATGGAGTTGCAGTGGCCCAATTAGAGCCAGAAAATGCAAGAAAGACCATGGTCAAACAAAGTCAACAGACAAGACAAGTGAAAAGATTCCTTAATTTCTCAGGAGAAAAACCGTCTACTCCACTTCTTGATACCATAAACCGTCCCATTAATATGAAGAATCTTTCCATCGAG GAGCTTGGGAAGTTAGCTGATGAGCTACGAGAAGAGGTGGTTTACACAGTGTCAAACACTGGTGGGCATCTCAGTTCAAACCTTGGGGTGGCTGAGCTAACAGTGGCACTTCACCATGTTTTCGACACTCCAGTGGATAAGATACTTTGGGATGTTGGGCATCAG TCCTACCCACATAAGATTTTAACCGGTAGAAGATCGAGGATGCATTCGATTCGACAAACATGTGGATTAGCAGGGTTTCCGAAAAGGGAAGAGAGCATTCATGATGCCTTTGGAGCTGGCCATAGTTCTACTAGCATTTCAGCTGGTTTAG GGATGGCAGTTGGAAGAGATCTGTTAGGGAAGAACAATCATGTAATTGCAGTAATAGGTGATGGAGCAATGACTGCTGGAATGGCATATGAAGCACTCAACAATGCTGGTTATCTTGACACTAATCTCATCATCATCTTGAATGATAATAAGCAAGTTTCGTTGCCGACCGCCACGGTCGACGGTCCGGCTCCTCCAGTTGGAGCTCTTAGCAAAGCTTTAACAAAGCTTCATTCTAACAGGGAATTTCGTCAACTACGCGAGGCTGCAAAG GGTATCACAAAGCAAATTGGTGGGCAAACACATGAGATTGCTGCGAAATTCGATTCCTGCATGAGAGGAGTAGTCGGTGGTTCGGGGGCTAGCCTGTTTGAAGAATTAGGAGTATACTACATAGGACCAGTGGATGGTCATGATGTAGAAGACCTTGTTTATGTCATGAATGAAATTAAGTCAATGCCAGCCCCTGGACCTGTTCTCATTCATGTCATTACCGAGAAGGGAAAAGGTTATGCCCCTGCCGAGGTTGCACCAGATAAAATGCATG GGGTTGTGAAATTCGATCCCAAGTCCGGGAAACAAATGAAGAGCAAGTCAGCAACACGATCGTATACTCAGTATTTTGCAGAGTCTTTAATAGCTGAAGCACAGGAAGATGACAAAATAGTGGGAATCCATGCCGCCATGGGAGGAGGAACCGGGCTTAATTTGTTCCAAAAACAATTCCCGGATCGATGTTTCGATGTCGGTATAGCTGAACAACATGCTGTTACTTTTGCTGCTGGTTTAGCTTCTGAAGGGCTGAAACCGTTTTGTGCTATTTACTCTTCCTTTCTACAAAGAGGATTCGATCAG GTTGCTCATGATGTTGATCTTCAAAAGCTCCCTGTGAGATTTGCAATAGACAGGGCTGGCCTGGTGGGTGCAGATGGACCGACCCATTGTGGTGCATTCGATACTACTTTTATGGCATGTTTGCCTAATATGGTGGTAATGGCACCTTCAAACGAGACTGAGCTGATGCACATGGTGGCAACAGCAGCAGCCATTGATGATCGGCCAAGCTGCTTTAGGTACCCCAGAGGCAATGGCATTGGTTCTATTCTCCCACCAAACAACAAAGGAACACCATTAGAG ATTGGGAAGGGAAAAGTACTAAGAGAAGGAAGTGGCAGGGTGGCCATTTTGGGGTATGGAACAATCGTACAAAGTTGTATGAAAGCAGCTGAACAACTACAAATGCATGACATCTCTACAATGGTGGCGGATGCTCGTTTTTGTAAGCCAATCGACGGAGATTTATTGAAACAACTAGCTCAAGAACACGAGATATTAATCACTGTGGAAGAAGGATCAATCGGAGGGTTCAGCACCCACGTTTCACATTTCTTGTGCTTGAATGGACTACTAGATGGCAAGCTTAAG tggaggccaATGGTGCTACCAGATAGATACATTGACCATGGATCTCAAAGTGATCAAATAGAAGAGGCAGGGCTGAGCTCAAAACATATTGCTGCCACAGTTCTTTCACTACTGGGGCTAACTAGGGGAAGCAAATGTATTATATAA
- the LOC105790224 gene encoding xyloglucan endotransglucosylase/hydrolase protein 22: MRSSLLVSVVISLVIVASAANFNQDIDVTWGDGRGKILENGNLLTLTLDKFSGSGFQSKNQYLFGKIDMNIKLVPGNSAGTVTTYYLRSEGSTWDEIDFEFLGNLSGDPYIVHTNVYTQGKGDKEQQFYLWFDPTKDFHTYSLLWNPQRIIFSVDGTPIREFKNLESKGVAFPKSQPMRVYSSLWNADDWATRGGLVKTDWSQAPFTASYRTFKADACVWSSGKSSCSSTSSPSQNSWLSQELDIASQQRLKWVQKNYMIYNYCTDTKRFPMGLPKECTAS, translated from the exons atgaggaGTTCATTGCTAGTATCTGTTGTAATCAGCTTGGTAATAGTTGCTTCAGCCGCCAACTTTAACCAAGACATCGACGTTACTTGGGGAGATGGGAGGGGCAAGATTCTCGAAAACGGAAACCTTCTCACTCTCACCCTCGACAAATTCTCCGGCTCTGGTTTTCAATCCAAGAACCAGTATCTCTTTGGGAAGATCGATATGAACATTAAGCTGGTCCCAGGCAACTCTGCTGGCACTGTTACCACttattat CTTCGTTCGGAAGGGTCGACATGGGATGAAATCGACTTCGAATTCTTGGGGAACCTAAGCGGAGACCCATACATAGTCCACACCAATGTATATACACAAGGCAAAGGTGACAAAGAGCAACAGTTCTACCTTTGGTTCGATCCCACCAAAGACTTTCATACCTACTCCCTTCTTTGGAACCCTCAACGTATTAT CTTCTCTGTTGATGGGACACCAATTAGAGAGTTCAAGAACTTGGAATCAAAGGGCGTTGCGTTCCCAAAGAGCCAGCCGATGAGAGTGTATTCGAGTCTTTGGAACGCCGATGATTGGGCCACTCGAGGTGGTCTTGTTAAGACGGACTGGAGCCAAGCTCCTTTCACTGCTTCTTACAGGACTTTCAAAGCTGATGCATGTGTCTGGTCTTCCGGTAAATCATCATGTTCCTCCACCTCATCACCCTCCCAAAATTCATGGCTATCGCAAGAACTGGATATAGCGAGCCAACAAAGGCTCAAATGGGTTCAgaaaaattatatgatttaCAATTACTGCACCGACACCAAGCGATTTCCTATGGGACTTCCTAAAGAGTGCACTGCTTCTTAA
- the LOC105790223 gene encoding probable xyloglucan endotransglucosylase/hydrolase protein 23, translated as MRTSLLLLSALISFVMVASAANFNQDIDVTWGDGRGKILENGNLLTLTLDKFSGSGFQSKNQYLFGKIDMNIKLVPGNSAGTVTTYYLRSEGSTWDEIDFEFLGNLSGDPYIVHTNVYTQGKGDKEQQFYLWFDPTKDFHTYSLLWNPQRIIFSVDGTPIREFKNLESMGVAFPKSQPMRVYSSLWNADDWATRGGLVKTDWSQAPFTAAYRNYKADACVWSSGKSSCSSTSPSQNAWLSQELDITSQERLKWVQKNYMIYNYCTDTKRFPQGLPKECTAP; from the exons ATGAGGACTTCATTGCTGCTACTATCTGCCTTAATCAGCTTTGTAATGGTTGCTTCAGCCGCCAACTTTAACCAAGACATCGACGTTACTTGGGGAGATGGGAGGGGCAAGATTCTAGAAAACGGAAACCTTCTCACTCTCACCCTCGACAAATTCTCCGGCTCTGGTTTTCAATCCAAGAACCAATATCTGTTTGGGAAGATTGATATGAACATTAAGCTGGTCCCAGGCAACTCTGCTGGCACTGTTACCACTTACTAT CTTCGTTCGGAAGGGTCGACATGGGATGAAATCGACTTCGAGTTCTTGGGGAACCTAAGCGGAGACCCATACATAGTCCACACCAATGTATATACACAAGGCAAAGGTGACAAAGAGCAACAGTTCTACCTTTGGTTCGATCCCACCAAAGACTTCCACACCTACTCCCTTCTTTGGAACCCTCAACGTATTAT CTTCTCTGTTGATGGGACTCCGATCAGAGAGTTCAAGAACTTGGAATCGATGGGCGTTGCGTTCCCAAAGAGCCAGCCGATGAGAGTGTATTCGAGTCTTTGGAACGCCGATGATTGGGCCACTCGAGGTGGTCTTGTTAAGACAGATTGGAGCCAAGCTCCTTTCACTGCTGCTTACAGGAATTACAAGGCTGATGCATGTGTGTGGTCTTCCGGGAAATCATCATGTTCCTCCACCTCACCCTCTCAAAATGCATGGCTATCGCAAGAACTGGATATAACGAGCCAAGAAAGGCTGAAATGGGTTCAGAAAAATTACATGATTTACAATTACTGCACTGACACCAAGCGATTCCCTCAGGGACTTCCTAAAGAATGCACTGCTCCTTAA